ATAAAATCCCCGAGCATAACGATTGGCGCTTTGATCTGAAAGGGCTGAGCCAATTTTAATTAGTCCATATTGAGCCCAAGGTCAAATAATTGCAAAAAATAACCCAAGCGGAATTATTGATAAAATTCCTAACATTGGCACAAATCTTCTCCCACCAAAAAATGAAAGTGTCTGCGGTAGTTTAACGTTTTTGTACTTATTGTACAAAAACGCAACAACAATTCCGACAACAATACCGCCAATAACCCCTGAATCTAATTGGTAGACGGGCTTGCCAGCTTTTAGGAAATACAAAAGTTGCGTTAAACCTTTAAGTTCGCCTGATTCGGCAACCAAAACTTTTGAATAAATTGCCTCAGCAAGTTGGTTTTGTTTTAAAAGCGCTGTCATTCCGTATCAAACAACAGCACCAACAAGCGCGGCTTCGCCACGATTATCTTTGGCAAAACCAAACGAGATCCCGATTGCAAAAATAATTGCCAAATTATCAAAAACAATTCCACCTGGAGTTGAAATTAGTCGCCCGATAAATTTTTGTGCCTCCGAAATTCCGATAGAACCATTTGCCGAAGGATCTTGAATTAATGCGCCAATTCTTAATAAAAGTGCAGCAATTGGCAAAACTGCAATTGGAAACATAAGTGATTTTCCAAGTCGTTGTAATTGATTTAAAATCCGATTGAAAACCGAATTTTCTGATTTATGTGATTTTTGCTTTGGAGTAATTTTTTTAATTTTACCAGAAAATTTAACGGTCATTTAATACCTTTCAATTTTTTTTTAGTAAAAAATTGCTTTATCAAGTGTTTCTTTTGATAATTTAGATGCAGCTTCTTTGTCTAAAATGAAAGTACAATTTGGATGCAATTGTAAAAAAGAAGCAGTAATTTCTGAATTAGGCTTTTCTTCTAACATTTGTTTTGTAACGTTTGCTTTATGCAAACCAAAAGAAACCATAATTGCTTTTTTTGTGTGTTTTAAAATTGTTTGAACTCCCATTGTCATTGCTTGTTTTGGACACTGGTCAAAATTGGAAAATTTCCCTTTTTTAACCATATCAATAATTGTTTCATCTGTTAAATTAGTAACATGAGTTGTTGAATTAAAAGGTGTTCCAGGCTCGTTATAGGCCATATGACCGTTAATTCCGATGCTAATATATTGTAAATCAATCGGATTTTCAGCGATTTTTTGCTCATAAAGCTTTACTTCTTGTTCAAGATCTGTTGCTTTTGAGTTAGGAATATTAATCTGAGAAACTGGAACATTAACATGGTCAAATAAATTAGTTTTCATTTGTTTGATAAATGCTTCAGGATGATCTTGGTCAATTCCGACAAATTCATCAAGATTAAATGTTGTAATTTTATCCCAGGAAGTCCCGTTCTGGCGATGGTCTTCAATTAAAAGTTTATAAGTCTCAATTGGTGAAACTCCGGTTGCAAAACCTAAAACTGAATTAGGTTTTGTTCTAATTTGTTCAATAAAAAGGTCTGCACAATATTTGTGTAGGTCAGTTAATTTTTCAAAAATTAATATTTTCATTTTAATATCCTCCAGTTTAAAATAGCAAATAAAAGTTGATATTATTATTTGCCCAATTATAATTTTATCAAAACACGAAAAAAAAGTAAATTAGTAGAAAAAAAATTCAAACAACTAGTTTTTATCAATGATTTTGATTGAACCACTTTTGTTAATTTTTCTACTAATTTTTTAAATAATGATACAATTATTAAAAATTCAATTGTTTTTAAAAATAGCTTAAAAATAAAGGTAAATTTAAAAAATGTTATACAAAAATTTAAGAATTATAAGTCATTTAGAAGAATTTTTTGGTTGAATTGAGTTAGATGACAGCGGAACTATTGTCAATTTAGGGCGTGGAAATACCGATTTTGAAGGTATTGATTGCAAAAATAACATTTTACTACCAGCTTTTATCGATTCGCACACTCATGGTGGTTATGGTTTTTCATTTGAGGATTTTTCTAGTCCAGATTGAGAAAAAAATTTTCTTGAGTATAAAGAGAAATTACATAAATTTGAAGGTGTAGCGGCTATTTTTGGAACAACAGTTACTCAATCTTGGTCTAAAATCCAACAGAACTCTGAGTTTTTTAGTTTTTTACTTAAAAAATATCCATATTTTTTGCTAAATTGGTATTTAGAAGGGCCTTTTATTTCTGTTGAAAAAAAGGGCGCTCATGATCCAAACCTAATTATTTCGGCTAAAAATTTTCATTTTGAATTTTTAGCAAAAAAATTTGCTAAAAAAATTACAGTTGTAGTTGCGCCTGAAAGAAACTCGCCAAAATTAATTGATTTTTATCATAAATCAATTAATTTTGCAATAGGCCATTCAAATTGTTTTAACTTTGAAAAGGATCATGAATTAAAAAATTACCGCAGATTTACTCACTTTTTTAATGGTAGTTCTAACTTTGATCATAGAAGTCAATCACTTACTAATCTAATTTTTGAATCAAAATTACCTAGAAATTTTCTAGTTGAGCTAATTACCGACGGACTTCATATTAGAAATTCGACATTAAAATTCACAATAAAAAATCTTAAAAAGGAAAATTGAATTGCTGTTTCAGATTCTCTTGCCCAAAAAGGACTTAAAGACGGATTTTATAATTTAGGGAACCTAGAAACTGAGAAAAAAGGCGATTTATTTTATTTGAAAAATTCAGAACAAATTGCAGGGAGCGGCATGAGTTATCTTAGTATTCTCAAAAATTTAAAGAAAAATCTTAAACTTTCATGACAAGAAATTGTTTTCTGCTCTTCGTATAACGTTGCAAAAGCCCACAATCTTTTAGATTATTTTGGTACAATCAAAGTTGACCAAAAAGCAAATTTTGTTATTGTTGATGATGATTTTAATCTAAAGATGGTGGTAATTTTTGGTCAAATTTACAGTCATTTTTAAAAAAACCCGAGTTTCCCAGTTTGATGAGATAATCTTAAAAAAGCGTCGGTTTATTTTGGTCACTTTTTAACTTTATTGGCAAACACAGGAAAAACAACTATTAAAGCAAAAACACTGAATTTTAAATCTAACCATCACAAAAGAAAAAATACAACTACTATTTAAACTCAATGCAAATAGAAAACTCGTTTTTACTTACATTGAGCCTAAAAAAATATATGAAGTTTTGAAAGAACAATAATTAAAAGCCATAAATTTGTAGATTTCTAAACGGTCAAATTTAAGGCATTCCATTATATTTAAAAATATAATGGAAAATTCGCATTTTCTGATTTTTTTATGACAAAAACATAACTAATTCCCCCTTAATTCTAATATCAAAATTTATTAATTCATTCTTAGTGATGGTTATTATAACATAATTTTATTTTAGACCAAGCATTTTTTTTTTTTTTTGCAAAAGGTTAATTTCAAAACTATAAAAATTAAGGTTTTAGGTAAAAAACCCGGATTTGCCGGCATTTTTGCATATTTGTATTCACTAAAAAGTGAATTTTTGCCATCAAACTAGCAAACTTAGGAAAAATTGTAGTAATTTTTGGTCAAATTTGCAAACATTTTTAAAAATTTTTTCTAAAGAATAAATTTAGAAATAAAGAATTTAAATTTAATTTTTAGAATTTTTGACTTTTTCTTTCTTAGAAATCAAAAAAACCTATGAATCCATAGGTTTTTTTGATGAACTTTAATAAAAACTATTTTTTAATGTAGGCGTCAATAAATGCATCAACTATTTCTTGACGAGCATGAGAGGTTTTACCACTTGTAAAATCAGGATGATCAAAAACAGCAAATGCTTTTAAAGTAATTGTAGATTGGGATTTACCAGACTCTGTAGTTTGAGGTTGGCCTTCAGCCGCTACTGGAGCCGCAGCAGGTGCTGTTGGAGCTGGTTCTTTTGGTGTTGTAGGAGCTGGTTCTTTTGGTGTTGTAGGAGCTGGTTCTTTTGGAGTTGTAGGCGCTGGTTCTTTTGGAGTTGTTGGCGCTGGTTCTTTTGGAGTTGTTGGCGCTGGTTCTTTTGGAGTTGTTGGCGCTGGTTCTTTTGGAGTTGTTGGCGCTGGTTCTTTTGGAGTTGTTGGCGCTGGTTCTTTTGGTTCAGCTGGTCCTATTTGATCTCAATCTAAATTAAAGAAGTTTGGGAAAGGATTTCAGGTTTTTGAAGGGTCAATATTATAAATAACATCGCCAACTTCTTTGTAATTTTTAGGATCTTGACTGTTTGAAGAATATAAACTTAATGTTATTGAAAAAGGGGTTTTTATTATTTCTAATAAGAGATTTGCATCTTCTTCAATTAAATTTTTATTTTTTTGAATATCAGCACCTTTTGGTGAGTAAAAAGATTGGGTATAATAGACGTTATTTGCAGTGTCATTTATTGTCGGAACTGTTGGTTTGGGTGTTTCGCCAATAAAAATCTCGGTTTTTTCAAACAATATTTTTGGGGGATTAGTAGGGAATAAACCAAATCCGTCTCATGAATCGGCCAAGTATGAAGAAGGTTTTAGTTGCGGATTTGTAGAACGGTTAGTTCCTGGGGCTGTATTTGCCCTAGAAATTCCTGATGTAACTAGAACTTGTTGTTTGTCAAAGGTTCTTAATAATTCAGGATAAGCACCAAAGAATTCAGTAAACCCGCTAATTTTGCGTGTTTTGGTGCTGCCAGCAAGCTGTTTGAAATAAACATAATTTGCAAGCTGTTTATAATCCATTCCGATGACATAAACTGGTTTATCACCCTCTTTTGTTGACTCAAGTTTTTGGATAAAAATTCCTTTTCCATCTTTGTCTGACAAAAGATAGTGTTGTTTTCCATCAGAAATACCTTTGGCACTAAAAGCTAAATAAACTGCCCCCGAATCAACGCGTGAAAATGGTTTTGGAGTCACTTTTGGTAAAGTCACCTCAGTTTTTGTAGCCTCTGTTTTTACAGCAACAGGTTTGGCTGCTTCTGTTTTTGATGCTTCAGGTTTTGAAGCCACTGGTTTGGTTGCTACTGGCTTAGTCGCCTCTGGCTTAGTTGCTTCTGTTTTTGTAGCCTCAGTTTTAACTTCCTCTGTTTTAGTCGCTTCAGCTTGAGTATTTTGTCATTTTAAAGGTTTTGTAAGCTCAAGCCCGGAAGCAGTTCTTCTTGCTTTTTCAGATTGGAAAGCTAATCTTCTGTTTTCAGGGTCAAATAAATCAACTTTGCCATCTTTTTCATTAATTTCTAAACTAACTGGGTCTAAAAATAAGGAAGGATTATATTTTTTAATAATATCATACACTGATTTATCAGAATTAATAACATTATTAACAATAATTTTGGACGAAGCAAGAACTCTTGATTCGTCATCATTTGAAACTAATTTAAAGTTAAAAACTAATTGGTGATCTTCTTGAGCTTTAATTTGGTATTCAACTTTTGCATCATTAAGACCGTAAATTGAAGCTGTGTTTATTGTTGTCCAAACATTGGTTCCAATTTTTGATGAATTAGGGGTTGATTCAGGGGTTGGGGTTGACTCAGGAGTTGTGGCTGAATCACCAGTACCTGAATCACCAGTTGCACCTGTTCCTTCTTCATCGGCAAAATTAGAAACATTTACAGATTGTGACCTAGTTGAATTAGCTTTTGATTTAGCTTCTTGTATTACTTTTTTAAGTTCTTCTTTTGATTTTGCAATTTCAGCTGTTGTTGGGTATCTACCATTGTCAAGTAAAAATACATTTGTAACAACTTCATCGCTAGGATCTTCTAAATTGGTAGTAGTTTTTGCTAGCTCAAAAAGTTTGTCAACTATTTGTGTAATTTCATTAGTTGAAAGTGTTCTTGGTCCGGTTTGATTTTTAAGGCTAAATTGTTGAACTGAATTGACTGATCCAAGAAGTTGCCCTAAGGCTTGCTCGTATTTATTTAAATCAACAACTACATCAAGATAAACAGTTGTTTTTTGCTCAAATGTGTCGCCTTGGCGACTAAAGTCAATATCAAATTCAAAACGAACTTTTTTATCTTTAAGA
Above is a window of Mesomycoplasma ovipneumoniae DNA encoding:
- a CDS encoding glucosamine-6-phosphate deaminase, which codes for MKILIFEKLTDLHKYCADLFIEQIRTKPNSVLGFATGVSPIETYKLLIEDHRQNGTSWDKITTFNLDEFVGIDQDHPEAFIKQMKTNLFDHVNVPVSQINIPNSKATDLEQEVKLYEQKIAENPIDLQYISIGINGHMAYNEPGTPFNSTTHVTNLTDETIIDMVKKGKFSNFDQCPKQAMTMGVQTILKHTKKAIMVSFGLHKANVTKQMLEEKPNSEITASFLQLHPNCTFILDKEAASKLSKETLDKAIFY
- a CDS encoding amidohydrolase family protein, whose product is MLYKNLRIISHLEEFFGWIELDDSGTIVNLGRGNTDFEGIDCKNNILLPAFIDSHTHGGYGFSFEDFSSPDWEKNFLEYKEKLHKFEGVAAIFGTTVTQSWSKIQQNSEFFSFLLKKYPYFLLNWYLEGPFISVEKKGAHDPNLIISAKNFHFEFLAKKFAKKITVVVAPERNSPKLIDFYHKSINFAIGHSNCFNFEKDHELKNYRRFTHFFNGSSNFDHRSQSLTNLIFESKLPRNFLVELITDGLHIRNSTLKFTIKNLKKENWIAVSDSLAQKGLKDGFYNLGNLETEKKGDLFYLKNSEQIAGSGMSYLSILKNLKKNLKLSWQEIVFCSSYNVAKAHNLLDYFGTIKVDQKANFVIVDDDFNLKMVVIFGQIYSHF
- a CDS encoding P110/LppT family adhesin N-terminal domain, whose translation is MKLLKKPFWLVSTILGSAIALSAVIGIPLGLKAYNNSYYSFLNESPTEHTLASTGSVSNEQFNTIVSNLKLNPNIANISAKTALAAAKSRLYQFDLSSSFDFGDLKSKNYQISFNFENAVAEGNSIKNVVVFARSEKDQITYSRQIELKGFAASDQASGDLDKFQVDESKSFIDVSRSNLLQAEFQNKLATNFQNSTSISNNFSKLESTLASSGGSLSLYNSLDEPIFLDSNYSLEVVVDSKSQLSFTQKDKKLFLELNLVNKKDNKTKKLSLEIRGLIDPEEFKSTLMTWLEDHFSSNIKMKQDLQEALIKDKTTLVDFLYNQKSGTNTTAIITKPVSELFEIDLSHLNPRTKFGTFELSKIDAKLFDATKISQADQQKLLKDKKVRFEFDIDFSRQGDTFEQKTTVYLDVVVDLNKYEQALGQLLGSVNSVQQFSLKNQTGPRTLSTNEITQIVDKLFELAKTTTNLEDPSDEVVTNVFLLDNGRYPTTAEIAKSKEELKKVIQEAKSKANSTRSQSVNVSNFADEEGTGATGDSGTGDSATTPESTPTPESTPNSSKIGTNVWTTINTASIYGLNDAKVEYQIKAQEDHQLVFNFKLVSNDDESRVLASSKIIVNNVINSDKSVYDIIKKYNPSLFLDPVSLEINEKDGKVDLFDPENRRLAFQSEKARRTASGLELTKPLKWQNTQAEATKTEEVKTEATKTEATKPEATKPVATKPVASKPEASKTEAAKPVAVKTEATKTEVTLPKVTPKPFSRVDSGAVYLAFSAKGISDGKQHYLLSDKDGKGIFIQKLESTKEGDKPVYVIGMDYKQLANYVYFKQLAGSTKTRKISGFTEFFGAYPELLRTFDKQQVLVTSGISRANTAPGTNRSTNPQLKPSSYLADSWDGFGLFPTNPPKILFEKTEIFIGETPKPTVPTINDTANNVYYTQSFYSPKGADIQKNKNLIEEDANLLLEIIKTPFSITLSLYSSNSQDPKNYKEVGDVIYNIDPSKTWNPFPNFFNLDWDQIGPAEPKEPAPTTPKEPAPTTPKEPAPTTPKEPAPTTPKEPAPTTPKEPAPTTPKEPAPTTPKEPAPTTPKEPAPTAPAAAPVAAEGQPQTTESGKSQSTITLKAFAVFDHPDFTSGKTSHARQEIVDAFIDAYIKK